Proteins found in one Pelobacter seleniigenes DSM 18267 genomic segment:
- a CDS encoding peroxiredoxin: MSVLVGKQAPEFTSSAVMADGSINDNFSLADYKGKYIVLFFYPLDFTFVCPTELIAFSHRMAEFEKREVQVIGCSIDSQYTHLAWRNTPIDNGGIGQVRYPLVADVKHQICRAYDVELDPAGVALRGSFLIDKEGVVRHQVVNDLPLGRNIDEMLRMVDALQFHEKHGEVCPAGWSQGDKGMVADGEGVASYLASESSKL, from the coding sequence ATGAGTGTGCTGGTCGGAAAACAAGCCCCTGAGTTTACCTCCTCCGCTGTTATGGCGGATGGTTCCATCAACGATAATTTCTCCCTGGCCGATTACAAGGGAAAATATATTGTCCTGTTTTTCTATCCTCTGGACTTTACCTTTGTGTGCCCAACGGAATTGATCGCGTTCAGTCATCGGATGGCCGAATTTGAAAAACGTGAGGTCCAGGTGATCGGCTGTTCCATTGATTCACAATATACCCACCTTGCTTGGCGGAATACCCCCATTGATAATGGCGGGATCGGGCAAGTCCGCTACCCGCTGGTGGCAGATGTGAAACACCAGATTTGCCGAGCCTACGATGTCGAGCTTGATCCTGCCGGGGTTGCCCTGCGTGGCTCATTCCTTATTGACAAAGAGGGTGTCGTTCGTCATCAGGTGGTCAACGATCTGCCGCTGGGTCGCAATATCGATGAAATGTTGCGCATGGTCGACGCCCTGCAGTTCCATGAAAAGCATGGTGAAGTCTGCCCAGCCGGGTGGAGCCAAGGGGATAAAGGCATGGTTGCCGATGGCGAAGGAGTTGCTTCGTATCTTGCCTCGGAATCGAGCAAGCTCTAA